The Papaver somniferum cultivar HN1 chromosome 6, ASM357369v1, whole genome shotgun sequence genome segment taattcacaaacTATAAATTACTTCGAACTAACATTGTCAAGAACGGTTGAACATGTTTGCTAAATTCATATTtcaagatttttaacaagacaagcttgactcgaaacttcttattTGTAAATCTattataagtcatacgacatagtctcaatagatataatggtaagatagtgagcaAAATATAGAATGGTtcatcttcacatacctgatacataagttctccaaatatcttcgCCGATCtttagtcttcaagggtgatgtctggtactcaactaccaaattctaacctagtctgagacttgacttagtatactagaaatgaagatagttttgatcaactaacattgacaacaatcttgagataacaaaacttttcGGTTCAagcgagcattgctctaacaagaaGATTATCTAAAAGAGTTTTCTGCAAGGATCAAACTTTGACAACTCCACAAGAGGTTAAAGGGTGCGTGAATATGATACACTTTGTACCTCGATCCGGAAAGAATTCAAAGCTATACCTCACCGAAGGGAAAACAAAAATGTACGAGATAAATTTCATAGGTCTACATTTGATCTATGAAAGGTTACTGTTTCCATCCAATGACATTAGGTTCACTGCCGAAGACCTAGATAGAGTAACTTTTCCACATTATGACGCATTAGTAGTTGAACTTATCATTGACGGATGGGACTGCAGGAAGATACTAATCGACCATGGATCGAATTGTGATATATTTATCTCCAAGCAGCTGAAAAAATGAATCTTACGAAGGAATGAGCTTTAAGAGATAATAGCACACCAATATTTTGATTTAATGGATCAAAAACTTACCCAATGGCTGAAGTAAATCTTATTGTGGAAGCTGGTATGATAAAGACTATTGTAGCTTTCTTTGTTATGAATACCAGATCACCTTACAGTGTGATCCTGAGAAGAGACTGGTTACATGCAATGCAAGTTGTGCCATCCATCTATCATCAAAAGCTTATATTTATGACTATCACTGGAAAATATTTGGTTCCAAGTAGCCAAGATTTTTCAAATGAGTCGGCAATACTATCTTTATCCTTGCAATAAAATCCACATAAAGGTCACGCGGATGCCAATTAAAGATATCAAAAAGAAGGGATAAACTGGAGAAGCGGTTAGTTGAAACACACTATTTGGCTGGCAAACCAAAACAGGTTTTATCCACAAATCCTAAAACTGAAAAAGAACTGCCAGGAGTTTCAGGTCGAGAATTCAAAACTGAGGTCGTGGAATTCTTGGAGGAAATTAACCTTGGAACTAACGATGAAGATAAAATCAACTTCATTGGAAAATATTTATCACAAGATGAAAATCAAGAAATGCTCGAGATGTTAAAACAAAACATTGATATTTTTGCTTGTAAGATGTCTGATATGCCAGGTATATACCCATTCATAGCATGTCACTCTTTGAATATCGATCCGTCCTTTAGGCCTGTTAAGCAAAAGGAAAGGGAAATAAAAAATAAGTTATACACTGCAGTTAATGCTGACATCGATCGCATGTTAGAAGAAAAAATTATCAGGGAATGTCGGCTTTCTAACATTATCGCGGTGATGAAAAAGAATGGTAAAGTAAGAGTTTGCATCGACTTTACCAATTTAAAAAGGGACTACCCCAAGGACGAATTCCCACTTCCTGACATGGATAGATTGGCGGAGTCAACCCAGGGATATGGTCGTTTatttttcatggatggatattctgagTACAATCTGATACCAATAAATCCGACTAGTGAAGAGCGTACTAGTTTCATAACTGACAGAGGATTATACTGTTTCAATTTCAAAGCCATGTTGTAAAGACCCGCAAGTttgtcaacgttattagaccagttagagctggcaaacgggcgggccggggcttgcccgttacgggttccacgggttcgggttaatacgggttgaaattcttcacgggttgtcatttcttcaacccgttcccgtaacgggttgaacccgcgggttcacgggttagcccgcccgtttCAGAACTGAAGATAAGGAACTCACATTGTTGCAGGTGAAGAAACAAGAACAGATTTTCTAGAACAATGCAAGAACATGGGATTGAATTCCCTGTATCAAATCCACAAAACCCATCTATGAATTCATGAAAGAAGAAGAACCCAGAGATTAAAAATAGAAGATGATGAAGTAGTACTAGTACTAACATTGTTACAGGAAAAGAAACAAGAACATGTGGTTTATGCGAAATTCTTCTTCCATGGAAAGAATCAGGGAAATGCAAGAACTTGGCAGTAGTACCTAATGCCAAGACATACCATCTACAGAAATGAAATATATTTAAATCAACCAACATTCACTCTGTACAGTACCTATAAGTAAGTTTTCAAGTGATATGATTCATTCATCCGTGTCTTTTATAGGTGAAGATAGCTCAGTCACGGGTTTACGGgttgaacccgcgggttcacgggccgggacgggttaacccgtttactcacaagccgatatttctccaacccgaaccggGCTTGTTTCAAAACAAGCCGAGCCGGtttcgggttttcacgggccgggcacgggttaacccgcggattttggcttgtttgccagctctaagaCCGATCAAGTGTCCAATTAgctgataataactcgattagtttaacacgaacattaattaataggaattaatctaacaacgatccaAATACGAAATTAGCACTGTTGAatatatctcgaaaagttacgcagaatggactactcgaacgtgtcattcggatatcagaCGAAGAATATATCATTAGCTTTATTTGAAGGGAAAAATGGTATTTTCGAAAGTAGTCCGACCTAGACTTCCCTTATCGAAGAGAGTATGTGCAATAGTATTTCTCTTGGTCTTATCTCTTCATCCATCGAGCAGATAAGCTCattatttttccttcttctttctctttcttatttctcttgttctttcttcttcttcgttcttctttctctgttatttctttcttattctctgtCGAATTGATATTCTAAagaattgagttgaagtttcatAATTAAGTCATAGAAAGTCTGTTACTTGATAAATCAAAGATGACGTGATGGTTCTAGGAGTTGATTTGATTTTGGAGAGGAAGAAAAGATGATTATGATCTGAATTAGGGTttaataggagattgagaagTGAATCGAGACGTTGAGGGATGAAGAAGAGATGGGTTGTTTCAAAATCGGTGAAGTGAAGCTTTTGTAATGATGAATCAAAGAAGTTAGGATTTATAGAAGAAAATTCAAAGAAGAATTTGAAGATAAGATTGAGAGTTTAATTGAAGGTTTTGAAGATTAATTGGAGATGGGTATTCGGTTGATTGATGTTGTGAAGCTTTTTTAGAAAGAAATTTATGAGGTGATTGGGTTGTTGTGTAATCCACGAATCAGGGTTCTATAAGAAGGTTCAAGGGAGATTTAGAAGATAATATTGATGTTTAGGAAAGGCAAAgaagatttgatttcaattgcttGAGTAACACAGATTGGAGgtaattattgttttaagttaaCTTGGTGAAGCTGTTCATTTTGATTATTGTGTGCATGATGTTAATGAATATAAGATTGAAATGGATATGTAAGTCTGAGATGGAATTGCAGATTTAGTTTAGGTATATCTAATGAATTACAGGCGAGGATTATTTGTTTGAGATGTAGAAGTTGATGTTCTGTGTTAGGTTAGCTGTGTAGATATTGTTAGGTCAATATGCTCACTTCAGTGAAGTATTTCGAGAACTATGAAATGTTGCAGGTGAAGAGTGTGAATGAACCGTTGGTGTTCAATGTGCATAAATGGAACTAGGTTGGTGTTGCAAATGATGATGAAGTTGTTTTTGTTGGCAGAGATGTGAGAAATGAATTGTAGTTGAGGATGAACCTGGTGACAAAAATGTATGGTGAATTGAGGTTTGTTCTGATTCACATGGAGTTGTAAATAATTTGGTGGATGTGTGTATCCGGTTTTAGAATTGAGCAGATGATGATTGGCAGGGAAGAACCTTTAGTGTTTGAAGTGAAGAACTTGTTTATGTTGTTGGCATCTTTGCACATCAGTGGAGCTGTTAATGTTGGGATTCACATCCGCAGAGGTCATTGCAGTGGCAGTTCAGTTGTGTTAGTGGTTTGAGGTGATGGTTGTATGTGTATTGAAATAAGAGGATAATATAGATGAGGTTGTGTTGCTGGTAAGATGATAGTGTAGGAGAAAGATGTGGTTTGGATTTGATCTGTAATTGAGAAGAGAAGAAGTTTatgcttttacaaaagtttatgcttgtggaatacatttgactctttaaTAATGATTATTgttgcttttacaaaagtttatgcttaacaaactcatgcattgtctgtccaTGCATTTCGTgcttgtttaaattgcat includes the following:
- the LOC113291005 gene encoding uncharacterized protein LOC113291005, which produces MAEVNLIVEAGMIKTIVAFFVMNTRSPYSVILRRDWLHAMQVVPSIYHQKLIFMTITGKYLVPSSQDFSNESVLSTNPKTEKELPGVSGREFKTEVVEFLEEINLGTNDEDKINFIGKYLSQDENQEMLEMLKQNIDIFACKMSDMPGIYPFIACHSLNIDPSFRPVKQKEREIKNKLYTAVNADIDRMLEEKIIRECRLSNIIAVMKKNGKVRVCIDFTNLKRDYPKDEFPLPDMDRLAESTQGYGRLFFMDGYSEYNLIPINPTSEERTSFITDRGLYCFNFKAML